GTTTCATGGATACGCGACGAGGCGGCGGCGTTGCCACCTTCAACAGCGAGAAAGGCCTTGGTGATGGCAACGGTGATCTTGTCATCGGTGTACGGCACTACAGTGCCGTTACGCTTGATCACACGCAGTTGGCCCGGCGCGGTGGCGCTCAGGTTCTGGTTGTCATCGGTGGCCTGCGGCGCTTGGGCCTGCGGGTTCTCGCGTGAGGTGTCGGTGTGCATGAAAGTCTCCATGTTCTGTATTTATTAGTCAGACGCTTGGTCGTCGTTCACTGTGGCTACTGCCATTCATTCCATTTCAACAATGCCGTGGGCACAGCCAGAGGGCTGGGTACACGGGACTCGCAAATTTGGCAGGGAAGGTACGACTAAAGCGCCTTCCTGGCTCAAGAGTCACACGTCAAGGTGTTTTCACACCTTGACTACTACATCTAGTGGTGAAGCCGCGTGCGCGGCTGTTGCTTTACTCATCATCAGGCGCGCTAAGCGCTACGCTGACGCGTGGCCCGCTGCGTTAGCGCAGGCGTATTGCAAAGGCGTTTCAGGCGACCGGTGACGGGCTTGGATCAGGCCGTGTGCGAGTCATTCTTCTTGTGTCCGGTTGCCAGGCTAAACCCTACATGTGGTGGGTGTCGCGCGATTGGCATACAAGATAATGCGCTATCAGGGGTATTGCAAGGCGATAGAGCAATAACAACCTGTGGATAAGTTGTGGGTGAATTGTGGGTTAAATCACATGGTTAGCGGCCAGCCCGCATGCTTACTGGGGTGTACCGTTCGTCGGTGGTCGTTGCGCCTTTGCCGCGGTTTGCCCAGACGTGGACTATCTCTCAGCTCGATACTACATCTAGTGTTTTTACAGAAATATGGCATGCGCTATGCAGTGCCTGGCGCATTGATACAATGCCGGCCGTTTCCGAGTTGTCTGGAGTTCGTTGTGGAGCAGCAGTCGTGGCACATTCTGATTGTCGAAGACGATCAGCGCCTGGCCGAGTTAACCCGTGAGTACCTGCAGGGCAATGGCCTGAATGTGTCCATCGAGATGGACGGTGCGCAGGCGGCTGCGCGAATTTTGCGGGAGCAGCCGGACCTGGTGATTCTCGATTTGATGCTGCCGGGCGAAGATGGCCTGTCAATCTGCCGCAAGGTGCGCGGGCAATACGAGGGGCCGATTTTGATGCTCACCGCGCGTACCGATGATATGGACCAGGTGCTGGGTCTGGAGATGGGCGCGGATGATTATGTCTACAAGCCGGTGCGCCCGCGGGTGTTGCTGGCGCGCATTCGCGCATTGTTGCGGCGCCATGAGGGCGCAGAGGCGCCGGCGCCCACCGAGCGCCGCCGGCTGCAATTCGGCCCCCTGGTGATCGACAGCGCCATGCGTGAAGCCTGGCTGGGCGAGCAGGCCATCGAGCTGACCAGTGCCGAGTTCGATTTGTTATGGCTGCTGACGTCCAATGCCGGGCGGATTCTCTCGCGCGAGGAAATCTTCAATGCCCTGCGCGGCATTGAGTACGACGGCCAGGATCGCTCCATCGACGTGCGCATTTCGCGCATTCGCCCGAAAATCGGTGACGACCCTATGCATCCACGTTTGATCAAGACCGTGCGCAGTAAGGGTTATCTGTTCGTCGCCGAGGCGGCTGAAAGTCTAGGGCCTGCTGAGGTTTGAGCCGTGGCTGAGCCGGATTCGGTTAGTCCAAATGAGCGACGAATAACGCAGCGCCGGGCAATAACCAGCCCGGCCCATCGGGTTGCCCAGCAACGCGGCTCGCGACGAAGCCTCAATAGGCCCTCTTTATGAATTCGATCTTTCTGCGCATCTATGGCGGCATGCTCGCCGTGCTGGTGTTGGTGGCGTTGCTCGGCGTTGGCGCGTTGCAGCTGCTTAACGAAGTGCGCGTGGACCAATACCGAGAGCGGCTGGCTCAGGGCACGTTTCGGCTGATGAGCGATAACCTGGCGCCCATGGTGGACATCGAGCGGCGTCGCGCAGTGGCGATATGGGGCCGTTTGCTCGGTATTCCGCTGCGCGTCGAGGCGCTGGAGGGCGTGGGGTTGGACAGTGGTGCGCGCAATAGCCTGCGTCGTGGTCAGGTGCTGGTGCAGCAGACCGGGCCGCATGAAGCGCGCATCTACAGCCAACTGGGTGAGCAACCGCTGTTGTTGGTTGCCGATGTGCAGCAGGTCAGCGAGCAGTTGGCCCGCGCTACCAGCTTTCTGTTGATCGATGAGCTGGTGCGTTATCCCTGGGATGAACAGCCGCGCCGATTGGCGGCGTTGAAGCGCGACAAGCAGTTCGGCTTCGATCTGCACCTGGTGCGCCTCGATCAAGCCGACCTCGACCCCGACCAGCGCCGCCGTGTGGATGAAGGCGATACGGTTATGGCCTTGGGCCGTGGCGGTGACAGCATTCATGTGTTCTCCGGCATCGTCGACACGCCTTGGGTGCTGGAAATTGGCCCGCTGTACCAGATGAACCCGTATCCGGCGCAGTGGCTGGTATTGATCGGTGCGCTGAGCCTGAGCCTGATCGGGTTGATGGTTTATCTGTTGGTGCGGCCGCTGGAGCAGCGCTTGAGCGGTCTGGAGGCGGCTGCTACGCGAATCTCCAGTGGTCACCTGGATGTGCGCGTGGCAACCCGTGGCAGTGATTCGGTGGGGCGGCTGGCGGCAGCTTTTAATGCCATGGCTGAGCACTTGCAGCGCTCGCTGGGGATTCAGCGAGAAATGGTCCGAGCGGTTTCCCATGAGCTGCGCACGCCGGTGGCGCGTTTGCGCTTTGGCCTGGAAATGATCGGTGATGCGCAAACCGACGCGGCGCGGCGTAAGTACATGGAGGGCATGGACAGCGACATTCAGGACCTCGATAAGCTGGTCGATGAGATGCTCACCTACGCGCGCCTGGAGCAGGGCGCGCCGGCGCTGAACTTCCAGCAGGTGGATCTAGATGAGCTGATTGACCAGGTCATCACCGAGTTGGCGCCGTTGCGTGCCAGTGTGCGGGTTGAGCGCGGTCCTTCGCGTGATGCGCTCGATGGTGGCGGTGCCTGTGTGGAGGCCGAATTGCGTTACCTGCACCGCGCCCTGCAAAACCTGGTGAGCAACGCCATGCGCCATGCGGAGTCGCGGGTGCGGGTGAGTTATCAGGTGGGGGCACAGCGCTGCCGGTTGGATGTGGAAGATGACGGTCCCGGCGTGCCAGAAGAGGCCTGGGAACATATCTTCACGCCCTTCCTGCGTTTGGATGACAGCCGCACCCGCGCCTCGGGTGGGCACGGCTTAGGGCTGTCTATCGTGCGGCGCATCACCTACTGGCACAGCGGGCGTGCACAAATCAGCCGCAGTGAAAGCCTAGGCGGGGCCTGCTTTACCCTGATTTGGCCGCGTAAGCAGGGTTAGGTTACCGAAATGTTAGAACCTGTTTACGATCTCGCGAGCTAGAGCCAGGCAAGGCAAAAACAGCCGAGGAAGCGGAGTTTACTGGCTGTAAATGAGCATTCAGAGGCTGTTTTTAACGCAGGATGGCCGAAGCGCAGCAGATCGTAAGCAGGTTCTAGAACGGTGCTGGGCACTCAAAGCGCATCCGCTCGCCTGTTTGCGGGTGCGTCAGACTGAGCATGCAGGCGTGCAGGCACAGGCGCGGGTAGGCGGCCAGGGCTTGCTCATGGGCATACAGGCCGTCACCGAGCAGCGGGTGGCCGATGGACAGCATATGCACGCGCAATTGATGCGAGCGGCCGGTAATCGGCGTTAGCTCAACGCGGCAATACTCGGCATGGCGCTCCAATACCTTCCAGTAGGTCAGGGCGTGCTTGCCCTGCTCATGGTCGACCACGTGACGGGGCTTGGTCGGCGGGTCGTAGCGCAGCGGCAGGTCAATGCTGCCGCTGTCCAGTTCCGGTTGGCCCCAGCACAGTGCGGTGTAGGCCTTTTCGGTTTCGCGATCATGAAACTGTCGGGACAGCTCGCGGTGGCTGTCGGCATCGCGGGCGAGGACGATGATCCCTGAGGTTTCCCAATCCAGGCGATGGACAATGCGCGCTTCCGGGTAGCCGTTCTCCTGCAGGCGAGTGACCAGGCAATCACGGTTGTCTTCCGCGCGGCCAGGCACCGAGAGCAGCAGGGTGGGCTTGTTGATCACCAGCAGGGCGGCGTCCTGGTGGAGGATTTCGACGTTCGACAGCGGCATGGGCTTTCCACAAATAGAAACGGCGGCCAGGGCCGCCGTTTCGGGGTATTAGACAATCAACGATCAGGCAGGGTGATGTTGAGTTCCAGAATGGAACAGCTGCCTTGGTTTTCCAGCGCGACCTGGACTTGATCCGAATCGATATTCACGTACTTGCGGATCACCTCGACCAGCTCTTGCTGCAGGGCCGGCAGGTAGTCCGGCTGGCTGCGCTGGCCGCGCTCGTGGGCGACGATGATTTGTAGGCGCTCTTTCGCGATGGACGCTGTGGTTTCTTTTTTGCGCTCACGAAAGAAGTCAAAAATGTTCATTCACGACCTCCAAACAGGCGTTGCATGAATCCCTTCTTCTGCACGTCGAGGAATCGATGTGCCACTTCCTTGCCCAGCAGGCGGTCAACCGCATCGCTGTAGGCTTGGCCAGCATCGCTCTGATCATCGAGAATCACCGGTACGCCCTGGTTCGAGGCCTTGAGTACGGCTTGCGACTCAGGAATCACGCCGAGCAGGCGGATCGCGAGAATTTCTTCAACGTCTTCAACGCCGAGCATTTCGCCTTTAACCACGCGCTCAGGGTTGTAGCGGGTCAGCAGCAGGTGTTCCTTGATCGGCTCTTCGCCTTTCTCAGCGCGGCGCGATTTGCTCGCCAGCAGGCCAAGCATGCGGTCCGAGTCACGTACCGAGGACACTTCCGGGTTGGTCACGACGATCGCTTCATCGGCGAAGTACATGGCCAGGTGCGCGCCTTTTTCGATGCCGGCGGGCGAGTCGCACACCACGTATTCGAAGTTTTCGCGCAGCTCATTGATGACTTTTTCCACGCCTTCTTGAGTCAGCGCGTCTTTGTCACGGGTTTGGCTGGCGGCCAGCACGTAGAGGTTTTCCAGACGCTTGTCTTTGATCAGCGCTTGCGACAGGGTCGCTTCGCCGTTGACCACATTGACGAAGTCATACACCACGCGGCGTTCGCAGCCCATGATCAGGTCCAGGTTACGCAGGCCGACGTCGAAATCGACGATGACTGTCTTGTGTCCGCGCAGGGCG
The Pseudomonas leptonychotis DNA segment above includes these coding regions:
- the minE gene encoding cell division topological specificity factor MinE, whose product is MNIFDFFRERKKETTASIAKERLQIIVAHERGQRSQPDYLPALQQELVEVIRKYVNIDSDQVQVALENQGSCSILELNITLPDR
- a CDS encoding ATP-binding protein; its protein translation is MNSIFLRIYGGMLAVLVLVALLGVGALQLLNEVRVDQYRERLAQGTFRLMSDNLAPMVDIERRRAVAIWGRLLGIPLRVEALEGVGLDSGARNSLRRGQVLVQQTGPHEARIYSQLGEQPLLLVADVQQVSEQLARATSFLLIDELVRYPWDEQPRRLAALKRDKQFGFDLHLVRLDQADLDPDQRRRVDEGDTVMALGRGGDSIHVFSGIVDTPWVLEIGPLYQMNPYPAQWLVLIGALSLSLIGLMVYLLVRPLEQRLSGLEAAATRISSGHLDVRVATRGSDSVGRLAAAFNAMAEHLQRSLGIQREMVRAVSHELRTPVARLRFGLEMIGDAQTDAARRKYMEGMDSDIQDLDKLVDEMLTYARLEQGAPALNFQQVDLDELIDQVITELAPLRASVRVERGPSRDALDGGGACVEAELRYLHRALQNLVSNAMRHAESRVRVSYQVGAQRCRLDVEDDGPGVPEEAWEHIFTPFLRLDDSRTRASGGHGLGLSIVRRITYWHSGRAQISRSESLGGACFTLIWPRKQG
- a CDS encoding RluA family pseudouridine synthase, whose amino-acid sequence is MPLSNVEILHQDAALLVINKPTLLLSVPGRAEDNRDCLVTRLQENGYPEARIVHRLDWETSGIIVLARDADSHRELSRQFHDRETEKAYTALCWGQPELDSGSIDLPLRYDPPTKPRHVVDHEQGKHALTYWKVLERHAEYCRVELTPITGRSHQLRVHMLSIGHPLLGDGLYAHEQALAAYPRLCLHACMLSLTHPQTGERMRFECPAPF
- the minD gene encoding septum site-determining protein MinD, which gives rise to MAKILVVTSGKGGVGKTTTSAAIGTGLALRGHKTVIVDFDVGLRNLDLIMGCERRVVYDFVNVVNGEATLSQALIKDKRLENLYVLAASQTRDKDALTQEGVEKVINELRENFEYVVCDSPAGIEKGAHLAMYFADEAIVVTNPEVSSVRDSDRMLGLLASKSRRAEKGEEPIKEHLLLTRYNPERVVKGEMLGVEDVEEILAIRLLGVIPESQAVLKASNQGVPVILDDQSDAGQAYSDAVDRLLGKEVAHRFLDVQKKGFMQRLFGGRE
- a CDS encoding response regulator, with the translated sequence MEQQSWHILIVEDDQRLAELTREYLQGNGLNVSIEMDGAQAAARILREQPDLVILDLMLPGEDGLSICRKVRGQYEGPILMLTARTDDMDQVLGLEMGADDYVYKPVRPRVLLARIRALLRRHEGAEAPAPTERRRLQFGPLVIDSAMREAWLGEQAIELTSAEFDLLWLLTSNAGRILSREEIFNALRGIEYDGQDRSIDVRISRIRPKIGDDPMHPRLIKTVRSKGYLFVAEAAESLGPAEV